A stretch of the Plodia interpunctella isolate USDA-ARS_2022_Savannah chromosome Z, ilPloInte3.2, whole genome shotgun sequence genome encodes the following:
- the LOC128682853 gene encoding ankyrin repeat domain-containing protein 11-like isoform X10 has product MPSSSRSRGSGRGPDGAPRAQVIAPMSERQQLALVMQMSSQEAPPVAATPAEERKRTRQQRNERGETPLHVAAIKGDHDQVKKLLDQGQDPDVPDFAGWTPLHEACSYGWHPVVVVLVNGGANVNAKGLDDDTPLHDATTSGNLKMVKFLVEHGADPFVKNKKGKMPSDYAAPDIYEYLESIKGILPRSKRKRVTVRDNNSRASHVGRARDDSAKKGCNANSDSSKRSNMESLAQGDHFEGKETSQEKGSTSDNRDDGAQLSSGVVSSTQDEGSGSSKRSHVDEIHEAEATDDDVSKRKKKKETEDKEPMAKPAPVARGGPGRVLTGNKPPGPASKTGASPLSKSGGSQSSSKGAGGASGKGSQTAQGKGGAGAKANAQGSHQGKSSGGSKGASSSSSGKQDRKSPVASPKPNQNKDSGDGDGDEPKSQELSAPKVPPLKIVLPGGSGSSGRIEQEGEGQRGSGKGRGSISSLPYVIPCTSADPGQTSDSSDGTVEDKRPPDTSKAGQRVLRSHRTNDGEKDKERTSPQTGSGQNQSSLNSNKSPPPSGSAHHDDHHPSTSGNRGSESELHPRKRKLKASKDSHSREPSKSESASETSSAAHNVTHSNPYQMYIHIRKQIDRRQRGLFPVKPKPPKDFNKYLMNRCTYTLQSNVNPEPQVEIPISLPPQMVNEFLTQEKERTRLRIQHLVEKEKLVLAVEQEILRVHGRAERAVANQALPFSVCTMLRDKEVYNVLAPEQEEKRNAQRSRCNGRQINSWLQEVDDKWEKIKEGMLRRQHTEAETLHAVQIMGWEWKLKELGLCDYKTTPKIDPSHVPQIHVSNFDLPA; this is encoded by the exons ATGCCATCGTCGTCTCGGTCGAGGGGCTCCGGCCGCGGCCCAGACGGCGCGCCACGAGCACAAGTAATAGCGCCTATGTCGGAGCGGCAACAGTTGGCCTTAGTGATGCAGATGTCTTCTCAAGAAGCCCCCCCAG TTGCTGCGACCCCAGCTGAAGAGAGGAAACGTACCAGACAGCAGAGGAACGAGCGAGGAGAAACTCCACTTCACGTCGCTGCTATCAAGGGTGATCATGATCAAGTTAAAAAGCTTCTCGATCAAGGTCAAGATCCAGATGTACCTGATTTTGCTG GATGGACCCCACTTCATGAGGCATGCAGCTACGGTTGGCACCCTGTGGTAGTTGTACTGGTTAATGGGGGTGCCAATGTCAATGCGAAGGGTTTGGACGACGATACGCCGCTGCACGACGCTACCACCTCTGGCAACCTTAAAATGGTGAAGTTCCTTGTTGAACATGGAGCAGATCCATTTGTCAAGAATAAAAAGGGGAAAATGCCTTCTGATTATGCAGCTCCGGACATCTATGAATATCTGGAATCAATAAAAg GTATTCTGCCTCGATCGAAACGCAAACGTGTGACGGTCCgtg ATAATAACAGTAGAGCGTCACACGTCGGCCGCGCAAGGGATGACAGCGCCAAAAAGGGTTGCAATGCAAACAGCGACAGCAGTAAGAGAAGCAACATGGAGAGCCTAGCGCAGGGCGATCATTTCGAGGGCAAGGAAACCTCGCAAGAGAAGGGATCCACCTCGGATAACAGGGATG ATGGTGCACAGCTTAGCAGTGGAGTGGTATCGTCCACCCAAGATGAAGGAAGTGGAAGTTCTAAAAGATCACATGTTGATGAAATCCATGAAGCTGAGGCTACAGATGACGATGtttcaaaaagaaagaaaaagaaagaaactgAAGATAAGGAACCCATGGCAAAACCAGCCCCGGTAGCACGGGGTGGACCTGGACG GGTATTAACTGGTAACAAACCTCCGGGTCCTGCAAGTAAGACAGGGGCTTCGCCGCTGAGCAAAAGTGGCGGCAGTCAGAGCAGCAGCAAAGGTGCTGGCGGCGCTTCAGGGAAAGGCAGCCAGACGGCGCAGGGGAAGGGCGGCGCGGGGGCGAAAGCCAACGCGCAAGGTTCTCACCAG GGTAAATCCTCTGGAGGATCAAAGGGGGCGTCAAGTTCATCATCAGGCAAACAAGACAGGAAGAGCCCCGTTGCTAGTCCGAAACCAAATCAAAACAAAGACAGCGGGGATGGCGACGGAGACGAACCCAAGAGTCAAGAGTTGAGCGCACCGAAGGTCCCGCCGCTGAAGATAGTCCTCCCCGGCGGCAGCGGATCCAGCGGACGCATCGAACAAGAGGGTGAAG GTCAAAGAGGGAGCGGAAAGGGGCGAGGCAGTATTTCGTCGTTACCGTACGTGATCCCGTGCACGAGCGCGGACCCGGGCCAGACGTCGGACAGCTCGGACGGCACCGTGGAAGACAAGCGGCCTCCGGACACCAGCAAG GCTGGGCAAAGAGTCCTCCGTTCGCACAGGACGAATGACGGAGAGAAGGACAAGGAACGGACGTCCCCTCAGACAGGATCAGGGCAGAATCAGTCTTCTTTGAATTCCAACAAGAGCCCGCCACCTTCGGGCTCT GCCCACCATGATGATCATCATCCGTCCACATCGGGCAATAGAGGATCTGAGTCGG AACTTCACCCGAGGAAGAGAAAGTTAAAAGCATCAAAAGACAGCCATTCCCGTGAACCATCCAAGAGTGAGTCGGCTTCGGAAACCAGCAGTGCGGCTCACAACGTCACCCATTCAAATCCGTATCAAATGTACATTCACATACGGAAACag ATTGATCGTCGCCAGAGAGGTTTATTCCCGGTGAAGCCTAAGCCACCGAAGGACTTCAACAAGTATTTAATGAACCGGTGTACATACACCCTTCAGAGCAACGTGAACCCTGAGCCCCAAGTAGAAATACCTATTAGTTTACCACCACAAATGGTAAATGAGTTTTTGAcacaagaaaaagaaag AACTCGACTGCGTATTCAACACCTAGTAGAGAAAGAGAAACTTGTGCTGGCGGTCGAACAAGAGATATTGCGCGTTCACGGGCGCGCCGAACGCGCTGTGGCCAATCAG GCTCTTCCTTTCTCTGTGTGCACAATGCTGCGTGACAAAGAGGTTTACAATGTGTTGGCGCCAGAGCAGGAGGAGAAACGCAACGCGCAGCGCTCCCGGTGTAATGGCCGGCAAATCAACTCCTGGCTGCAGGAGGTGGATGACAAATGGGAGAAGATAAAG gaaGGGATGCTTCGACGACAGCACACGGAAGCTGAAACGTTACACGCAGTACAAATTATGGGCTGGGAATGGAAGCTCAAGGAACTGGGCCTTTGTGATTACAAAACTACGCCCAAAATAGATCCATCGCACGTGCCACAAATCCACGTGTCGAATTTTGATTTGCCCGCTTGA
- the LOC128682853 gene encoding ankyrin repeat domain-containing protein 11-like isoform X15 produces the protein MPSSSRSRGSGRGPDGAPRAQVIAPMSERQQLALVMQMSSQEAPPVAATPAEERKRTRQQRNERGETPLHVAAIKGDHDQVKKLLDQGQDPDVPDFAGWTPLHEACSYGWHPVVVVLVNGGANVNAKGLDDDTPLHDATTSGNLKMVKFLVEHGADPFVKNKKGKMPSDYAAPDIYEYLESIKGILPRSKRKRVTVRDNNSRASHVGRARDDSAKKGCNANSDSSKRSNMESLAQGDHFEGKETSQEKGSTSDNRDDGAQLSSGVVSSTQDEGSGSSKRSHVDEIHEAEATDDDVSKRKKKKETEDKEPMAKPAPVARGGPGRVLTGNKPPGPASKTGASPLSKSGGSQSSSKGAGGASGKGSQTAQGKGGAGAKANAQGSHQGKSSGGSKGASSSSSGKQDRKSPVASPKPNQNKDSGDGDGDEPKSQELSAPKVPPLKIVLPGGSGSSGRIEQEGEGGTGQRGSGKGRGSISSLPYVIPCTSADPGQTSDSSDGTVEDKRPPDTSKAHHDDHHPSTSGNRGSESELHPRKRKLKASKDSHSREPSKSESASETSSAAHNVTHSNPYQMYIHIRKQIDRRQRGLFPVKPKPPKDFNKYLMNRCTYTLQSNVNPEPQVEIPISLPPQMVNEFLTQEKERTRLRIQHLVEKEKLVLAVEQEILRVHGRAERAVANQALPFSVCTMLRDKEVYNVLAPEQEEKRNAQRSRCNGRQINSWLQEVDDKWEKIKEGMLRRQHTEAETLHAVQIMGWEWKLKELGLCDYKTTPKIDPSHVPQIHVSNFDLPA, from the exons ATGCCATCGTCGTCTCGGTCGAGGGGCTCCGGCCGCGGCCCAGACGGCGCGCCACGAGCACAAGTAATAGCGCCTATGTCGGAGCGGCAACAGTTGGCCTTAGTGATGCAGATGTCTTCTCAAGAAGCCCCCCCAG TTGCTGCGACCCCAGCTGAAGAGAGGAAACGTACCAGACAGCAGAGGAACGAGCGAGGAGAAACTCCACTTCACGTCGCTGCTATCAAGGGTGATCATGATCAAGTTAAAAAGCTTCTCGATCAAGGTCAAGATCCAGATGTACCTGATTTTGCTG GATGGACCCCACTTCATGAGGCATGCAGCTACGGTTGGCACCCTGTGGTAGTTGTACTGGTTAATGGGGGTGCCAATGTCAATGCGAAGGGTTTGGACGACGATACGCCGCTGCACGACGCTACCACCTCTGGCAACCTTAAAATGGTGAAGTTCCTTGTTGAACATGGAGCAGATCCATTTGTCAAGAATAAAAAGGGGAAAATGCCTTCTGATTATGCAGCTCCGGACATCTATGAATATCTGGAATCAATAAAAg GTATTCTGCCTCGATCGAAACGCAAACGTGTGACGGTCCgtg ATAATAACAGTAGAGCGTCACACGTCGGCCGCGCAAGGGATGACAGCGCCAAAAAGGGTTGCAATGCAAACAGCGACAGCAGTAAGAGAAGCAACATGGAGAGCCTAGCGCAGGGCGATCATTTCGAGGGCAAGGAAACCTCGCAAGAGAAGGGATCCACCTCGGATAACAGGGATG ATGGTGCACAGCTTAGCAGTGGAGTGGTATCGTCCACCCAAGATGAAGGAAGTGGAAGTTCTAAAAGATCACATGTTGATGAAATCCATGAAGCTGAGGCTACAGATGACGATGtttcaaaaagaaagaaaaagaaagaaactgAAGATAAGGAACCCATGGCAAAACCAGCCCCGGTAGCACGGGGTGGACCTGGACG GGTATTAACTGGTAACAAACCTCCGGGTCCTGCAAGTAAGACAGGGGCTTCGCCGCTGAGCAAAAGTGGCGGCAGTCAGAGCAGCAGCAAAGGTGCTGGCGGCGCTTCAGGGAAAGGCAGCCAGACGGCGCAGGGGAAGGGCGGCGCGGGGGCGAAAGCCAACGCGCAAGGTTCTCACCAG GGTAAATCCTCTGGAGGATCAAAGGGGGCGTCAAGTTCATCATCAGGCAAACAAGACAGGAAGAGCCCCGTTGCTAGTCCGAAACCAAATCAAAACAAAGACAGCGGGGATGGCGACGGAGACGAACCCAAGAGTCAAGAGTTGAGCGCACCGAAGGTCCCGCCGCTGAAGATAGTCCTCCCCGGCGGCAGCGGATCCAGCGGACGCATCGAACAAGAGGGTGAAG GTGGTACAGGTCAAAGAGGGAGCGGAAAGGGGCGAGGCAGTATTTCGTCGTTACCGTACGTGATCCCGTGCACGAGCGCGGACCCGGGCCAGACGTCGGACAGCTCGGACGGCACCGTGGAAGACAAGCGGCCTCCGGACACCAGCAAG GCCCACCATGATGATCATCATCCGTCCACATCGGGCAATAGAGGATCTGAGTCGG AACTTCACCCGAGGAAGAGAAAGTTAAAAGCATCAAAAGACAGCCATTCCCGTGAACCATCCAAGAGTGAGTCGGCTTCGGAAACCAGCAGTGCGGCTCACAACGTCACCCATTCAAATCCGTATCAAATGTACATTCACATACGGAAACag ATTGATCGTCGCCAGAGAGGTTTATTCCCGGTGAAGCCTAAGCCACCGAAGGACTTCAACAAGTATTTAATGAACCGGTGTACATACACCCTTCAGAGCAACGTGAACCCTGAGCCCCAAGTAGAAATACCTATTAGTTTACCACCACAAATGGTAAATGAGTTTTTGAcacaagaaaaagaaag AACTCGACTGCGTATTCAACACCTAGTAGAGAAAGAGAAACTTGTGCTGGCGGTCGAACAAGAGATATTGCGCGTTCACGGGCGCGCCGAACGCGCTGTGGCCAATCAG GCTCTTCCTTTCTCTGTGTGCACAATGCTGCGTGACAAAGAGGTTTACAATGTGTTGGCGCCAGAGCAGGAGGAGAAACGCAACGCGCAGCGCTCCCGGTGTAATGGCCGGCAAATCAACTCCTGGCTGCAGGAGGTGGATGACAAATGGGAGAAGATAAAG gaaGGGATGCTTCGACGACAGCACACGGAAGCTGAAACGTTACACGCAGTACAAATTATGGGCTGGGAATGGAAGCTCAAGGAACTGGGCCTTTGTGATTACAAAACTACGCCCAAAATAGATCCATCGCACGTGCCACAAATCCACGTGTCGAATTTTGATTTGCCCGCTTGA
- the LOC128682853 gene encoding ankyrin repeat domain-containing protein 11-like isoform X3 produces the protein MPSSSRSRGSGRGPDGAPRAQVIAPMSERQQLALVMQMSSQEAPPVAATPAEERKRTRQQRNERGETPLHVAAIKGDHDQVKKLLDQGQDPDVPDFAGWTPLHEACSYGWHPVVVVLVNGGANVNAKGLDDDTPLHDATTSGNLKMVKFLVEHGADPFVKNKKGKMPSDYAAPDIYEYLESIKGILPRSKRKRVTVRDNNSRASHVGRARDDSAKKGCNANSDSSKRSNMESLAQGDHFEGKETSQEKGSTSDNRDDGAQLSSGVVSSTQDEGSGSSKRSHVDEIHEAEATDDDVSKRKKKKETEDKEPMAKPAPVARGGPGRVLTGNKPPGPASKTGASPLSKSGGSQSSSKGAGGASGKGSQTAQGKGGAGAKANAQGSHQGKSSGGSKGASSSSSGKQDRKSPVASPKPNQNKDSGDGDGDEPKSQELSAPKVPPLKIVLPGGSGSSGRIEQEGEGQRGSGKGRGSISSLPYVIPCTSADPGQTSDSSDGTVEDKRPPDTSKAGQRVLRSHRTNDGEKDKERTSPQTGSGQNQSSLNSNKSPPPSGSRGDVTTGKKNAHHDDHHPSTSGNRGSESASTGSSVELHPRKRKLKASKDSHSREPSKSESASETSSAAHNVTHSNPYQMYIHIRKQIDRRQRGLFPVKPKPPKDFNKYLMNRCTYTLQSNVNPEPQVEIPISLPPQMVNEFLTQEKERTRLRIQHLVEKEKLVLAVEQEILRVHGRAERAVANQALPFSVCTMLRDKEVYNVLAPEQEEKRNAQRSRCNGRQINSWLQEVDDKWEKIKEGMLRRQHTEAETLHAVQIMGWEWKLKELGLCDYKTTPKIDPSHVPQIHVSNFDLPA, from the exons ATGCCATCGTCGTCTCGGTCGAGGGGCTCCGGCCGCGGCCCAGACGGCGCGCCACGAGCACAAGTAATAGCGCCTATGTCGGAGCGGCAACAGTTGGCCTTAGTGATGCAGATGTCTTCTCAAGAAGCCCCCCCAG TTGCTGCGACCCCAGCTGAAGAGAGGAAACGTACCAGACAGCAGAGGAACGAGCGAGGAGAAACTCCACTTCACGTCGCTGCTATCAAGGGTGATCATGATCAAGTTAAAAAGCTTCTCGATCAAGGTCAAGATCCAGATGTACCTGATTTTGCTG GATGGACCCCACTTCATGAGGCATGCAGCTACGGTTGGCACCCTGTGGTAGTTGTACTGGTTAATGGGGGTGCCAATGTCAATGCGAAGGGTTTGGACGACGATACGCCGCTGCACGACGCTACCACCTCTGGCAACCTTAAAATGGTGAAGTTCCTTGTTGAACATGGAGCAGATCCATTTGTCAAGAATAAAAAGGGGAAAATGCCTTCTGATTATGCAGCTCCGGACATCTATGAATATCTGGAATCAATAAAAg GTATTCTGCCTCGATCGAAACGCAAACGTGTGACGGTCCgtg ATAATAACAGTAGAGCGTCACACGTCGGCCGCGCAAGGGATGACAGCGCCAAAAAGGGTTGCAATGCAAACAGCGACAGCAGTAAGAGAAGCAACATGGAGAGCCTAGCGCAGGGCGATCATTTCGAGGGCAAGGAAACCTCGCAAGAGAAGGGATCCACCTCGGATAACAGGGATG ATGGTGCACAGCTTAGCAGTGGAGTGGTATCGTCCACCCAAGATGAAGGAAGTGGAAGTTCTAAAAGATCACATGTTGATGAAATCCATGAAGCTGAGGCTACAGATGACGATGtttcaaaaagaaagaaaaagaaagaaactgAAGATAAGGAACCCATGGCAAAACCAGCCCCGGTAGCACGGGGTGGACCTGGACG GGTATTAACTGGTAACAAACCTCCGGGTCCTGCAAGTAAGACAGGGGCTTCGCCGCTGAGCAAAAGTGGCGGCAGTCAGAGCAGCAGCAAAGGTGCTGGCGGCGCTTCAGGGAAAGGCAGCCAGACGGCGCAGGGGAAGGGCGGCGCGGGGGCGAAAGCCAACGCGCAAGGTTCTCACCAG GGTAAATCCTCTGGAGGATCAAAGGGGGCGTCAAGTTCATCATCAGGCAAACAAGACAGGAAGAGCCCCGTTGCTAGTCCGAAACCAAATCAAAACAAAGACAGCGGGGATGGCGACGGAGACGAACCCAAGAGTCAAGAGTTGAGCGCACCGAAGGTCCCGCCGCTGAAGATAGTCCTCCCCGGCGGCAGCGGATCCAGCGGACGCATCGAACAAGAGGGTGAAG GTCAAAGAGGGAGCGGAAAGGGGCGAGGCAGTATTTCGTCGTTACCGTACGTGATCCCGTGCACGAGCGCGGACCCGGGCCAGACGTCGGACAGCTCGGACGGCACCGTGGAAGACAAGCGGCCTCCGGACACCAGCAAG GCTGGGCAAAGAGTCCTCCGTTCGCACAGGACGAATGACGGAGAGAAGGACAAGGAACGGACGTCCCCTCAGACAGGATCAGGGCAGAATCAGTCTTCTTTGAATTCCAACAAGAGCCCGCCACCTTCGGGCTCT AGGGGTGACGTTACCACTGGCAAAAAGAAC GCCCACCATGATGATCATCATCCGTCCACATCGGGCAATAGAGGATCTGAGTCGG CGTCGACGGGCTCATCTGTAGAACTTCACCCGAGGAAGAGAAAGTTAAAAGCATCAAAAGACAGCCATTCCCGTGAACCATCCAAGAGTGAGTCGGCTTCGGAAACCAGCAGTGCGGCTCACAACGTCACCCATTCAAATCCGTATCAAATGTACATTCACATACGGAAACag ATTGATCGTCGCCAGAGAGGTTTATTCCCGGTGAAGCCTAAGCCACCGAAGGACTTCAACAAGTATTTAATGAACCGGTGTACATACACCCTTCAGAGCAACGTGAACCCTGAGCCCCAAGTAGAAATACCTATTAGTTTACCACCACAAATGGTAAATGAGTTTTTGAcacaagaaaaagaaag AACTCGACTGCGTATTCAACACCTAGTAGAGAAAGAGAAACTTGTGCTGGCGGTCGAACAAGAGATATTGCGCGTTCACGGGCGCGCCGAACGCGCTGTGGCCAATCAG GCTCTTCCTTTCTCTGTGTGCACAATGCTGCGTGACAAAGAGGTTTACAATGTGTTGGCGCCAGAGCAGGAGGAGAAACGCAACGCGCAGCGCTCCCGGTGTAATGGCCGGCAAATCAACTCCTGGCTGCAGGAGGTGGATGACAAATGGGAGAAGATAAAG gaaGGGATGCTTCGACGACAGCACACGGAAGCTGAAACGTTACACGCAGTACAAATTATGGGCTGGGAATGGAAGCTCAAGGAACTGGGCCTTTGTGATTACAAAACTACGCCCAAAATAGATCCATCGCACGTGCCACAAATCCACGTGTCGAATTTTGATTTGCCCGCTTGA
- the LOC128682853 gene encoding ankyrin repeat domain-containing protein 11-like isoform X7, with protein MPSSSRSRGSGRGPDGAPRAQVIAPMSERQQLALVMQMSSQEAPPVAATPAEERKRTRQQRNERGETPLHVAAIKGDHDQVKKLLDQGQDPDVPDFAGWTPLHEACSYGWHPVVVVLVNGGANVNAKGLDDDTPLHDATTSGNLKMVKFLVEHGADPFVKNKKGKMPSDYAAPDIYEYLESIKGILPRSKRKRVTVRDNNSRASHVGRARDDSAKKGCNANSDSSKRSNMESLAQGDHFEGKETSQEKGSTSDNRDDGAQLSSGVVSSTQDEGSGSSKRSHVDEIHEAEATDDDVSKRKKKKETEDKEPMAKPAPVARGGPGRVLTGNKPPGPASKTGASPLSKSGGSQSSSKGAGGASGKGSQTAQGKGGAGAKANAQGSHQGKSSGGSKGASSSSSGKQDRKSPVASPKPNQNKDSGDGDGDEPKSQELSAPKVPPLKIVLPGGSGSSGRIEQEGEGQRGSGKGRGSISSLPYVIPCTSADPGQTSDSSDGTVEDKRPPDTSKAGQRVLRSHRTNDGEKDKERTSPQTGSGQNQSSLNSNKSPPPSGSAHHDDHHPSTSGNRGSESASTGSSVELHPRKRKLKASKDSHSREPSKSESASETSSAAHNVTHSNPYQMYIHIRKQIDRRQRGLFPVKPKPPKDFNKYLMNRCTYTLQSNVNPEPQVEIPISLPPQMVNEFLTQEKERTRLRIQHLVEKEKLVLAVEQEILRVHGRAERAVANQALPFSVCTMLRDKEVYNVLAPEQEEKRNAQRSRCNGRQINSWLQEVDDKWEKIKEGMLRRQHTEAETLHAVQIMGWEWKLKELGLCDYKTTPKIDPSHVPQIHVSNFDLPA; from the exons ATGCCATCGTCGTCTCGGTCGAGGGGCTCCGGCCGCGGCCCAGACGGCGCGCCACGAGCACAAGTAATAGCGCCTATGTCGGAGCGGCAACAGTTGGCCTTAGTGATGCAGATGTCTTCTCAAGAAGCCCCCCCAG TTGCTGCGACCCCAGCTGAAGAGAGGAAACGTACCAGACAGCAGAGGAACGAGCGAGGAGAAACTCCACTTCACGTCGCTGCTATCAAGGGTGATCATGATCAAGTTAAAAAGCTTCTCGATCAAGGTCAAGATCCAGATGTACCTGATTTTGCTG GATGGACCCCACTTCATGAGGCATGCAGCTACGGTTGGCACCCTGTGGTAGTTGTACTGGTTAATGGGGGTGCCAATGTCAATGCGAAGGGTTTGGACGACGATACGCCGCTGCACGACGCTACCACCTCTGGCAACCTTAAAATGGTGAAGTTCCTTGTTGAACATGGAGCAGATCCATTTGTCAAGAATAAAAAGGGGAAAATGCCTTCTGATTATGCAGCTCCGGACATCTATGAATATCTGGAATCAATAAAAg GTATTCTGCCTCGATCGAAACGCAAACGTGTGACGGTCCgtg ATAATAACAGTAGAGCGTCACACGTCGGCCGCGCAAGGGATGACAGCGCCAAAAAGGGTTGCAATGCAAACAGCGACAGCAGTAAGAGAAGCAACATGGAGAGCCTAGCGCAGGGCGATCATTTCGAGGGCAAGGAAACCTCGCAAGAGAAGGGATCCACCTCGGATAACAGGGATG ATGGTGCACAGCTTAGCAGTGGAGTGGTATCGTCCACCCAAGATGAAGGAAGTGGAAGTTCTAAAAGATCACATGTTGATGAAATCCATGAAGCTGAGGCTACAGATGACGATGtttcaaaaagaaagaaaaagaaagaaactgAAGATAAGGAACCCATGGCAAAACCAGCCCCGGTAGCACGGGGTGGACCTGGACG GGTATTAACTGGTAACAAACCTCCGGGTCCTGCAAGTAAGACAGGGGCTTCGCCGCTGAGCAAAAGTGGCGGCAGTCAGAGCAGCAGCAAAGGTGCTGGCGGCGCTTCAGGGAAAGGCAGCCAGACGGCGCAGGGGAAGGGCGGCGCGGGGGCGAAAGCCAACGCGCAAGGTTCTCACCAG GGTAAATCCTCTGGAGGATCAAAGGGGGCGTCAAGTTCATCATCAGGCAAACAAGACAGGAAGAGCCCCGTTGCTAGTCCGAAACCAAATCAAAACAAAGACAGCGGGGATGGCGACGGAGACGAACCCAAGAGTCAAGAGTTGAGCGCACCGAAGGTCCCGCCGCTGAAGATAGTCCTCCCCGGCGGCAGCGGATCCAGCGGACGCATCGAACAAGAGGGTGAAG GTCAAAGAGGGAGCGGAAAGGGGCGAGGCAGTATTTCGTCGTTACCGTACGTGATCCCGTGCACGAGCGCGGACCCGGGCCAGACGTCGGACAGCTCGGACGGCACCGTGGAAGACAAGCGGCCTCCGGACACCAGCAAG GCTGGGCAAAGAGTCCTCCGTTCGCACAGGACGAATGACGGAGAGAAGGACAAGGAACGGACGTCCCCTCAGACAGGATCAGGGCAGAATCAGTCTTCTTTGAATTCCAACAAGAGCCCGCCACCTTCGGGCTCT GCCCACCATGATGATCATCATCCGTCCACATCGGGCAATAGAGGATCTGAGTCGG CGTCGACGGGCTCATCTGTAGAACTTCACCCGAGGAAGAGAAAGTTAAAAGCATCAAAAGACAGCCATTCCCGTGAACCATCCAAGAGTGAGTCGGCTTCGGAAACCAGCAGTGCGGCTCACAACGTCACCCATTCAAATCCGTATCAAATGTACATTCACATACGGAAACag ATTGATCGTCGCCAGAGAGGTTTATTCCCGGTGAAGCCTAAGCCACCGAAGGACTTCAACAAGTATTTAATGAACCGGTGTACATACACCCTTCAGAGCAACGTGAACCCTGAGCCCCAAGTAGAAATACCTATTAGTTTACCACCACAAATGGTAAATGAGTTTTTGAcacaagaaaaagaaag AACTCGACTGCGTATTCAACACCTAGTAGAGAAAGAGAAACTTGTGCTGGCGGTCGAACAAGAGATATTGCGCGTTCACGGGCGCGCCGAACGCGCTGTGGCCAATCAG GCTCTTCCTTTCTCTGTGTGCACAATGCTGCGTGACAAAGAGGTTTACAATGTGTTGGCGCCAGAGCAGGAGGAGAAACGCAACGCGCAGCGCTCCCGGTGTAATGGCCGGCAAATCAACTCCTGGCTGCAGGAGGTGGATGACAAATGGGAGAAGATAAAG gaaGGGATGCTTCGACGACAGCACACGGAAGCTGAAACGTTACACGCAGTACAAATTATGGGCTGGGAATGGAAGCTCAAGGAACTGGGCCTTTGTGATTACAAAACTACGCCCAAAATAGATCCATCGCACGTGCCACAAATCCACGTGTCGAATTTTGATTTGCCCGCTTGA